A single Cellulomonas sp. SLBN-39 DNA region contains:
- a CDS encoding LacI family DNA-binding transcriptional regulator: MSDVAHAAGVSVATVSKVVNGRYGVSASTLARVQEVIAEMGYETSLGARSLRSHRTNVLGILVAEFEPFSTELLKGASAAVAATGYELLAYSGGGGSADPGWERRYLSRLSGTLVDGAIIVTPTVMDADPGIPVVAVDPHTGPSGLPTVDSDNTAGAFMATEHLLGLGHRRIAFLGGRPDLESARLREQGFRQAMARAGVPVDEELVAVGGYRPDSTAGPARALLTAAEPPTAVFAANDLSAITVVDVARDLGLRVPQDLSVIGFDNVPESALASPPLTTISQPLQEMGAQALLLLVDLVAGRDTPTHLRLPTELVVRSSCAPPR; encoded by the coding sequence ATGTCCGACGTCGCGCATGCGGCGGGGGTGTCGGTCGCCACCGTGTCCAAGGTCGTCAACGGCCGGTACGGCGTCTCCGCCAGCACCCTCGCCCGGGTCCAGGAGGTCATCGCCGAGATGGGCTACGAGACCTCCCTCGGCGCCCGGTCCCTGCGCAGCCACCGCACCAACGTCCTCGGCATCCTCGTCGCCGAGTTCGAGCCGTTCAGCACCGAGCTGCTCAAGGGCGCGTCGGCCGCCGTCGCGGCGACGGGCTACGAGCTGCTCGCGTACTCCGGCGGCGGCGGCAGCGCGGACCCCGGCTGGGAGCGGCGCTACCTCTCGCGCCTGTCCGGCACGCTCGTCGACGGCGCGATCATCGTCACCCCCACCGTCATGGACGCAGACCCCGGCATCCCGGTCGTGGCCGTCGACCCCCACACCGGCCCGTCCGGGCTGCCGACCGTCGACTCGGACAACACCGCCGGCGCGTTCATGGCGACCGAGCACCTGCTCGGCCTCGGCCACCGGCGCATCGCCTTCCTCGGGGGGCGGCCCGACCTGGAGTCGGCACGCCTGCGCGAGCAGGGCTTCCGCCAGGCCATGGCCCGCGCCGGCGTCCCTGTCGACGAGGAGCTCGTCGCGGTCGGCGGCTACCGGCCCGACTCGACCGCGGGCCCGGCACGCGCGCTGCTCACCGCCGCCGAGCCGCCCACCGCGGTGTTCGCGGCCAACGACCTGTCCGCGATCACGGTCGTCGACGTGGCCCGCGACCTCGGGCTGCGCGTGCCCCAGGACCTGTCGGTGATCGGCTTCGACAACGTGCCCGAGTCCGCGCTCGCGTCACCGCCACTGACCACGATCAGCCAGCCGCTGCAGGAGATGGGCGCCCAGGCGCTGCTCCTGCTCGTGGACCTCGTCGCGGGGCGGGACACCCCGACGCACCTGCGCCTGCCGACCGAGCTGGTGGTCCGCTCGTCCTGCGCCCCGCCCCGCTGA
- a CDS encoding beta-glucosidase produces the protein MTLEEKLAQIVGFWEKEDGEAVAPLQGEFTVARGYADVTRHGLGHLTRVYGTRPVDPVERARWLWAEQRRLVRETRLGIPALVHEECLTGLAAWTAATFPTPLAWGAAWDPALVEQMAALVGQSMRTLGVHQGLAPVLDVIRDPRWGRVDECIAEDPYLIGTLGTAYVRGLQGAGVHATLKHFVGYSASQAGRNFAPVHAGPREVEDVLLVPFEMAVLDGGVRSVMHSYAEIDGVPVAADPTLLTGVLRDRWGFDGTVVADYFGVAFLHLLHRVAADLGDAAGQALAAGVDVELPTGDAYLDPLADAVRAGRVDEALVDRAVLRALEQKAELGLLDATFEDEPPTDVDLDSPAHRRVAARLAEQSVVLLGNDGTLPLAAPARVAVLGPNADRSAALFGCYSFVNHVLAHHPDVEQRLEAPTVRAALAAELPDAVVTYAPGCAVDDADTSGVAEAVALAAAADVAVVVVGDQAGLFGRGTVGEGCDRDDLELPGVQRALVEAVVATGTPVVLVLLTGRPYAIGWALDACAAVVQAFFPGEEGGQAVAGVLSGRVNPSGRLPVSLPRSAGAQPFSYLHPLLGGDGDVTNLASTPVLPFGHGLSYTSFTRTGLTVDPDPRTDGTVTARVRVTNTGTRAGADVVQLYAHDVLAPVTRPVAQLVGYHRVELEPGQSVEVELVVPTVRLAFTDRSGRRVVEPGDVDLWVGPSCAVRETTCRTTLTGDVHVVTTADPRLTAAHVR, from the coding sequence ATGACGCTCGAGGAGAAGCTCGCCCAGATCGTCGGCTTCTGGGAGAAGGAGGACGGCGAGGCCGTCGCGCCGCTGCAGGGCGAGTTCACCGTCGCCCGCGGCTACGCCGACGTGACCCGCCACGGGCTCGGGCACCTGACCCGCGTGTACGGCACCCGGCCGGTCGACCCCGTCGAGCGGGCCCGTTGGCTGTGGGCCGAGCAGCGTCGGCTGGTGCGCGAGACCCGCCTGGGCATCCCCGCGCTCGTGCACGAGGAGTGCCTCACGGGCCTGGCGGCCTGGACGGCCGCGACCTTCCCGACGCCGCTGGCCTGGGGCGCCGCGTGGGACCCCGCGCTGGTGGAGCAGATGGCGGCGCTGGTCGGGCAGTCCATGCGCACCCTCGGCGTGCACCAGGGGCTGGCCCCCGTCCTCGACGTCATCCGCGACCCCCGCTGGGGGCGGGTCGACGAGTGCATCGCCGAGGACCCCTACCTCATCGGCACGCTCGGCACCGCGTACGTGCGCGGGCTGCAGGGCGCCGGGGTGCACGCCACCCTCAAGCACTTCGTCGGCTACTCCGCCTCGCAGGCCGGCCGCAACTTCGCGCCCGTGCACGCCGGGCCCCGCGAGGTCGAGGACGTGCTGCTCGTGCCGTTCGAGATGGCCGTGCTCGACGGCGGGGTCCGCTCCGTCATGCACTCCTACGCCGAGATTGACGGCGTGCCCGTCGCGGCCGACCCGACGCTGCTCACCGGGGTGCTCCGCGACCGGTGGGGCTTCGACGGCACGGTCGTGGCCGACTACTTCGGCGTCGCGTTCCTGCACCTGCTGCACCGGGTGGCCGCCGACCTCGGCGACGCCGCCGGGCAGGCGCTCGCCGCCGGGGTGGACGTGGAGCTGCCCACGGGCGACGCGTACCTCGACCCGCTGGCCGACGCGGTCCGCGCGGGCCGGGTCGACGAGGCGCTCGTCGACCGGGCGGTGCTGCGCGCGCTGGAGCAGAAGGCGGAGCTGGGCCTGCTGGACGCGACCTTCGAGGACGAGCCGCCGACGGACGTCGACCTCGACAGCCCCGCGCACCGGCGGGTCGCCGCCCGCCTGGCCGAGCAGTCGGTGGTGCTCCTGGGCAACGACGGCACGCTGCCGCTGGCCGCGCCGGCGCGGGTGGCCGTGCTCGGGCCGAACGCCGACCGGTCCGCCGCGCTGTTCGGCTGCTACTCGTTCGTCAACCACGTGCTCGCGCACCACCCGGACGTCGAGCAGCGGCTCGAGGCGCCCACGGTCCGCGCGGCCCTGGCCGCCGAGCTGCCCGACGCGGTCGTGACGTACGCGCCCGGGTGCGCGGTCGACGACGCCGACACGTCGGGTGTCGCCGAGGCCGTCGCGCTCGCCGCGGCCGCCGACGTCGCGGTCGTGGTCGTCGGCGACCAGGCCGGGCTGTTCGGCCGCGGGACGGTGGGGGAGGGCTGCGACCGGGACGACCTGGAGCTGCCCGGCGTGCAGCGCGCGCTCGTCGAGGCCGTCGTGGCCACCGGCACCCCGGTCGTGCTGGTGCTGCTCACGGGGCGGCCGTACGCGATCGGCTGGGCGCTGGACGCGTGCGCCGCGGTCGTGCAGGCGTTCTTCCCCGGCGAGGAGGGCGGGCAGGCGGTCGCCGGCGTGCTGTCGGGCCGTGTCAACCCGTCCGGCCGGCTGCCGGTGAGCCTGCCGCGCTCGGCCGGCGCCCAGCCGTTCTCGTACCTGCACCCGCTGCTCGGCGGCGACGGCGACGTGACCAACCTGGCGAGCACGCCCGTGCTGCCGTTCGGCCACGGCCTGTCGTACACGTCGTTCACGCGTACGGGCCTGACGGTGGACCCGGACCCGCGCACCGACGGCACGGTCACCGCCCGCGTGCGGGTCACCAACACGGGCACGCGCGCGGGCGCCGACGTCGTGCAACTGTACGCCCACGACGTCCTGGCCCCCGTCACGCGTCCGGTCGCCCAGCTCGTCGGCTACCACCGGGTCGAGCTGGAGCCGGGGCAGTCCGTCGAGGTCGAGCTGGTGGTGCCGACGGTCCGGCTGGCGTTCACCGACCGGTCCGGGCGTCGTGTCGTCGAGCCCGGTGACGTGGACCTGTGGGTCGGGCCGTCGTGCGCGGTCCGGGAGACGACGTGCCGCACGACCCTGACGGGCGACGTGCACGTGGTGACCACGGCGGACCCGCGCCTCACGGCGGCGCACGTGCGCTGA
- a CDS encoding carbohydrate ABC transporter permease — protein MASISEDARRAHRSPVDQAGGAAPVAAPPAGPPARRRTAGVGWRTRAEIALLAGPALGVFLAFVIFPVVMAAYYGFFSWQGYGPPTEFVGLRNYVTILTDPTFHDALRHNAFIVVMSLVLQGPVAVLLALLLNRPLRGRSVIRVLIFVPYVISEVVVGTGWSLMLATNGALNDLLAKVGLDGLAQEWLSDPGVAIWTLMGIITWKYVGFAVILFLAGLQGIPEELSEAAAIDGASYWQVQRRITLPLLGPTVRIWAFLSIIGSLQLFDLVYIIWGQYVASTAGTSTMATYMVVNGRNAGSYGYGNAVAVVLFVVSLVIALLYQRFVLRRDTDGALTGGKS, from the coding sequence ATGGCATCCATCAGCGAGGACGCGCGTCGCGCGCACCGCTCGCCCGTGGACCAGGCCGGGGGTGCCGCGCCCGTCGCGGCGCCCCCGGCCGGGCCGCCGGCCCGACGCCGCACCGCGGGCGTCGGGTGGCGGACGCGGGCCGAGATCGCCCTGCTCGCCGGGCCCGCGCTGGGCGTCTTCCTGGCGTTCGTGATCTTCCCGGTCGTCATGGCCGCGTACTACGGCTTCTTCAGCTGGCAGGGCTACGGCCCGCCGACGGAGTTCGTGGGTCTGCGCAACTACGTGACGATCCTGACCGACCCCACGTTCCACGACGCCCTGCGGCACAACGCGTTCATCGTCGTGATGTCGCTGGTCCTGCAGGGCCCCGTCGCGGTGCTGCTCGCGCTGCTGCTCAACCGGCCGCTGCGCGGACGCTCGGTCATCCGGGTGCTCATCTTCGTGCCGTACGTGATCTCCGAGGTCGTGGTCGGCACGGGCTGGAGCCTGATGCTCGCCACCAACGGCGCGCTCAACGACCTGCTCGCGAAGGTCGGCCTCGACGGCCTGGCCCAGGAGTGGCTGTCCGACCCGGGCGTGGCGATCTGGACCCTCATGGGGATCATCACCTGGAAGTACGTCGGGTTCGCCGTGATCCTCTTCCTCGCCGGGCTCCAGGGCATCCCCGAGGAGCTGTCCGAGGCCGCCGCGATCGACGGTGCGTCGTACTGGCAGGTGCAGCGGCGCATCACGCTGCCGCTGCTCGGCCCGACGGTCCGCATCTGGGCCTTCCTGTCGATCATCGGGTCGCTGCAGCTGTTCGACCTCGTCTACATCATCTGGGGCCAGTACGTGGCCTCGACCGCCGGCACCTCGACGATGGCGACGTACATGGTCGTCAACGGGCGCAACGCGGGCAGCTACGGGTACGGCAACGCCGTCGCCGTCGTGCTGTTCGTCGTCTCGCTCGTCATCGCGCTGCTGTACCAGCGGTTCGTCCTGCGCCGCGACACCGACGGCGCCCTCACCGGAGGGAAGAGCTGA
- a CDS encoding extracellular solute-binding protein, whose protein sequence is MNIRKTLALTSALALAAGLTACAADSPGGDADGDVTMTFWHNSTTGEGKAYWEETVAAFEEANPGVTIEIQAVQNEEMDGKLQTALNSGDAPDIFMARGGGKLADVVAAGQVMDLTDSIDDATRTAVGDAGFSAFTIDDKVYGMPTAILPGGIYYSGDQFAEAGIDTPPTTMAELGDAVEALKGIGTQPIALGAKDAWPAAHWYYFFALRECSQEVMAEAADTRMFDDECWTRAGEDLQAFAETEPFNEGFLTTSAQQGAGSSAGLLANGQAAMELMGAWQPGVVASLTPDEQPLADLEWFPFPAVEGGEGDPSAMMGGVDGFSCWAQAPKEQCTAFLNFFMQKEHQEGYANAFHTLPASQEAQGVVTEPALQQVLEAYNEAAYVSVWLDTLFGQNIGNALNVGVVDMLAGQGSPEAIVEAVNAAAAKG, encoded by the coding sequence ATGAACATCAGGAAGACCCTGGCGCTCACGTCGGCCCTGGCGCTCGCCGCGGGCCTCACCGCCTGCGCGGCGGACAGCCCGGGCGGCGACGCCGACGGCGACGTGACGATGACCTTCTGGCACAACTCGACCACGGGCGAGGGCAAGGCGTACTGGGAGGAGACGGTCGCGGCCTTCGAGGAGGCCAACCCCGGTGTGACCATCGAGATCCAGGCCGTCCAGAACGAGGAGATGGACGGCAAGCTCCAGACCGCGCTGAACTCCGGCGACGCCCCCGACATCTTCATGGCGCGCGGCGGCGGCAAGCTCGCCGACGTCGTCGCGGCGGGCCAGGTCATGGACCTGACGGACTCGATCGACGACGCCACCCGCACCGCGGTCGGCGACGCGGGCTTCTCGGCGTTCACGATCGACGACAAGGTCTACGGCATGCCGACGGCGATCCTGCCGGGCGGCATCTACTACAGCGGCGACCAGTTCGCCGAGGCCGGCATCGACACGCCGCCGACGACCATGGCCGAGCTCGGCGACGCGGTCGAGGCCCTCAAGGGCATCGGCACGCAGCCCATCGCCCTCGGGGCGAAGGACGCGTGGCCCGCCGCGCACTGGTACTACTTCTTCGCGCTGCGCGAGTGCTCGCAGGAGGTCATGGCCGAGGCGGCCGACACCCGCATGTTCGACGACGAGTGCTGGACCCGCGCGGGCGAGGACCTGCAGGCGTTCGCCGAGACGGAGCCGTTCAACGAGGGCTTCCTCACCACGTCGGCCCAGCAGGGCGCCGGCTCGTCGGCCGGCCTGCTCGCCAACGGCCAGGCCGCGATGGAGCTCATGGGCGCCTGGCAGCCCGGCGTCGTCGCGTCCCTGACGCCCGACGAGCAGCCGCTCGCCGACCTCGAGTGGTTCCCCTTCCCGGCCGTCGAGGGCGGCGAGGGCGACCCCAGCGCCATGATGGGCGGCGTCGACGGGTTCTCCTGCTGGGCCCAGGCCCCGAAGGAGCAGTGCACCGCGTTCCTCAACTTCTTCATGCAGAAGGAGCACCAGGAGGGCTACGCCAACGCGTTCCACACCCTGCCCGCCAGCCAGGAGGCCCAGGGCGTCGTCACCGAGCCGGCGCTGCAGCAGGTCCTCGAGGCCTACAACGAGGCCGCGTACGTCTCCGTCTGGCTCGACACGCTGTTCGGCCAGAACATCGGCAACGCGCTGAACGTCGGCGTCGTCGACATGCTCGCCGGCCAGGGCTCGCCCGAGGCCATCGTCGAGGCCGTCAACGCCGCGGCAGCGAAGGGCTGA
- a CDS encoding deoxyribodipyrimidine photo-lyase, with amino-acid sequence MPTICWFRRDLRLADHPALAAAVAQARDADDEVVPLFVLDPALWSDATGAPRRAYLAASLRALDEATGGRLVVRHGRPVDVVPALVRETGADAVHVTAATEPYGRRRDDAVEAALGAVPLVRTGSPYAVGPGRVRTGDDRAYQVFTPFRRAWLDHGWHDPAPAPRDAPWADVRGDGVPDAPATDVPLPDAGERAAHARWRAFVADDLAGYGTDRDRPDLDVTSWMSVHLKYGEIHPRTMLADLAAVARDAEPALAASLATYRSELAWREFHADVLWHHPGAATRSLRPVVPEDAWVTGRAEDEAFDVWAHGRTGYPLVDAGMRQLRATGWMHNRVRMVVASFLVKDLHVRWQRGAEHFMRWLLDGDVSQNQLNWQWVAGTGRDAAPFFRIFNPVTQGRKFDPDGQYVRRWVPELRDVPAPAVHEPWTLGLQAPEDYPPPVVDHKHEREVALADHKRRPTG; translated from the coding sequence GTGCCGACGATCTGCTGGTTCCGCCGCGACCTGCGGCTCGCCGACCACCCCGCGCTCGCCGCGGCCGTGGCCCAGGCCCGCGACGCGGACGACGAGGTCGTCCCGCTGTTCGTGCTCGACCCCGCGCTGTGGTCCGACGCGACCGGCGCCCCCCGGCGCGCCTACCTCGCCGCGTCCCTGCGGGCCCTCGACGAGGCCACCGGCGGACGCCTCGTCGTGCGGCACGGGCGGCCCGTCGACGTCGTCCCCGCGCTCGTCCGCGAGACCGGCGCGGACGCCGTGCACGTCACCGCCGCGACGGAGCCCTACGGGCGACGGCGCGACGACGCCGTCGAGGCCGCGCTCGGCGCCGTCCCGCTCGTGCGGACCGGATCCCCGTACGCGGTCGGCCCCGGACGCGTCCGCACCGGCGACGACCGGGCCTACCAGGTGTTCACCCCGTTCCGCCGGGCCTGGCTCGACCACGGCTGGCACGACCCCGCGCCGGCGCCGCGCGACGCCCCCTGGGCCGACGTCCGCGGCGACGGCGTCCCGGACGCCCCCGCGACCGACGTCCCGCTGCCCGACGCGGGTGAGCGCGCCGCGCACGCCCGGTGGCGCGCGTTCGTCGCCGACGACCTCGCCGGCTACGGCACCGACCGCGACCGCCCCGACCTCGACGTCACCTCGTGGATGTCCGTGCACCTCAAGTACGGCGAGATCCACCCCCGCACCATGCTCGCCGACCTGGCGGCCGTCGCCCGCGACGCCGAGCCCGCCCTGGCCGCGTCCCTCGCCACCTACCGGTCCGAGCTGGCCTGGCGCGAGTTCCACGCCGACGTGCTGTGGCACCACCCCGGGGCCGCCACGCGGTCGCTGCGGCCCGTGGTGCCCGAGGACGCGTGGGTCACCGGGCGCGCCGAGGACGAGGCGTTCGACGTCTGGGCCCACGGACGCACCGGCTACCCGCTCGTCGACGCCGGCATGCGCCAGCTGCGCGCCACCGGGTGGATGCACAACCGCGTCCGCATGGTCGTCGCGTCGTTCCTCGTCAAGGACCTGCACGTGCGCTGGCAGCGCGGCGCCGAGCACTTCATGCGCTGGCTGCTCGACGGCGACGTCTCGCAGAACCAGCTCAACTGGCAGTGGGTCGCCGGCACCGGCCGGGACGCGGCGCCGTTCTTCCGGATCTTCAACCCCGTGACGCAGGGCCGGAAGTTCGACCCCGACGGGCAGTACGTGCGCCGGTGGGTGCCCGAGCTGCGGGACGTGCCGGCGCCCGCCGTGCACGAGCCCTGGACCCTGGGGCTGCAGGCCCCCGAGGACTACCCGCCGCCCGTCGTCGACCACAAGCACGAGCGCGAGGTCGCGCTCGCCGACCACAAGCGGCGCCCCACCGGCTGA
- a CDS encoding NAD(P)/FAD-dependent oxidoreductase — protein sequence MRTRVLVLGGSFAGMTAALSVRSRLGDEVEVTVVGASDRFVFNPSLIWLPFGRRGRTDVSFLLEPTFTRRGVRFVHASAVRVDPDAHEVETTAGTFGYDYLVIATGYRNDLDVVPGLRDVPTITTLADAERTGDAWRRFLDEPGDVVVGATQRASCFGAAYEFLFNTSYQLRRAGLHGKVRLTYVTSEPYAGHFGIDGMPGARTLMGMFARKEGIEVVTGAQMSEIRPDAVELDDGTVLPYRFAMVVPPFHGQDFLAGTPGLVDAGGYVPVRPTYQTVRWDDVYAVGIAAAVPVPWVTQVPVSIPKTGFPTEQQAHVAAANIVAQVRGDAPSHEKEFADIPALCVMDAGNNGVAMVADKMLPPRRFAAMVPGPQNHLAKLAFEKYSIAKMRRGLVGLP from the coding sequence ATGCGTACCCGAGTGCTCGTGCTGGGAGGCAGCTTCGCGGGGATGACCGCGGCGCTGTCGGTCAGGTCCCGACTGGGGGACGAGGTCGAGGTGACCGTGGTCGGTGCGTCCGACCGGTTCGTCTTCAACCCGTCGCTCATCTGGCTGCCGTTCGGGCGCCGGGGGCGCACCGACGTGTCGTTCCTGCTCGAGCCCACGTTCACCCGTCGGGGAGTGCGGTTCGTCCACGCGTCCGCGGTGCGCGTCGACCCGGACGCCCACGAGGTCGAGACCACGGCGGGCACGTTCGGGTACGACTACCTCGTCATCGCGACGGGCTACCGCAACGACCTGGACGTGGTCCCGGGCCTGCGCGACGTGCCGACGATCACGACGCTCGCGGACGCCGAGCGGACGGGCGACGCGTGGCGGCGCTTCCTCGACGAGCCCGGCGACGTCGTGGTCGGCGCGACCCAGCGGGCGAGCTGCTTCGGGGCCGCGTACGAGTTCCTGTTCAACACCTCGTACCAGCTGCGGCGTGCGGGGCTGCACGGCAAGGTCCGGCTGACGTACGTGACGTCCGAGCCGTACGCCGGGCACTTCGGCATCGACGGCATGCCCGGTGCGCGCACCCTCATGGGGATGTTCGCGCGCAAGGAGGGCATCGAGGTGGTCACCGGTGCGCAGATGAGCGAGATCCGCCCCGACGCCGTCGAGCTCGACGACGGCACGGTGCTGCCCTACCGGTTCGCGATGGTCGTGCCGCCGTTCCACGGGCAGGACTTCCTGGCCGGCACGCCGGGTCTGGTCGACGCGGGCGGCTACGTGCCGGTGCGCCCGACGTACCAGACGGTGCGGTGGGACGACGTGTACGCGGTCGGCATCGCCGCGGCCGTGCCGGTGCCGTGGGTCACGCAGGTCCCGGTGAGCATCCCCAAGACGGGGTTCCCGACGGAGCAGCAGGCGCACGTCGCGGCGGCGAACATCGTCGCGCAGGTCCGCGGCGACGCGCCGTCGCACGAGAAGGAGTTCGCCGACATCCCGGCGCTGTGCGTCATGGACGCGGGCAACAACGGTGTCGCGATGGTCGCGGACAAGATGCTGCCGCCTCGCCGCTTCGCGGCGATGGTCCCGGGCCCGCAGAACCACCTCGCGAAGCTGGCGTTCGAGAAGTACTCGATCGCGAAGATGCGGCGCGGGCTGGTGGGGCTGCCCTGA
- a CDS encoding carbohydrate ABC transporter permease produces the protein MAATTLDTRARARARRGASAGTRRSNALVYVVAGLLVAAVLAPVVYIVLGGFRTNSQITTDPSGLPGPWQVGNYLDVLGGSLFWQQAGNSTVAAVATTLGVVALGLMASYVLARYRFRGRGAMYAVFAAGLMFPMTVAITPLYILVRSLGLMGSLGGIILPQIAFALPTTIIILVPFLRAIPDEIEEAAALDGCGKLGFFFRMVVRLAVPGVVTVGILAFVASWNSYLLPLFILSNEASYTLPLGVQAFASQYSVDTARVLAFTSLSMLPALVFFSLFERRIVGGLTGAVKG, from the coding sequence ATGGCCGCCACCACGCTCGACACCCGCGCGCGTGCGCGGGCCCGCCGCGGTGCGAGCGCCGGCACCCGCCGCTCCAACGCGCTCGTCTACGTCGTCGCCGGGCTGCTGGTCGCGGCGGTCCTCGCCCCGGTCGTCTACATCGTGCTGGGCGGGTTCCGCACCAACTCCCAGATCACCACCGACCCGTCGGGCCTGCCGGGCCCCTGGCAGGTCGGCAACTACCTGGACGTGCTCGGCGGCAGCCTCTTCTGGCAGCAGGCGGGCAACTCCACGGTCGCGGCGGTCGCCACCACCCTCGGGGTCGTCGCGCTCGGCCTGATGGCCAGCTACGTGCTCGCGCGGTACCGGTTCCGGGGGCGGGGCGCGATGTACGCGGTCTTCGCCGCGGGTCTGATGTTCCCCATGACCGTCGCGATCACGCCGCTCTACATCCTGGTGCGGAGCCTGGGGCTCATGGGGTCCCTCGGCGGGATCATCCTCCCGCAGATCGCGTTCGCGCTGCCGACGACGATCATCATCCTCGTGCCGTTCCTGCGGGCCATCCCCGACGAGATCGAGGAGGCCGCCGCGCTCGACGGCTGCGGCAAGCTCGGGTTCTTCTTCCGGATGGTGGTGCGCCTGGCCGTGCCGGGTGTCGTGACCGTCGGGATCCTCGCCTTCGTGGCGAGCTGGAACAGCTACCTGCTGCCGCTGTTCATCCTCAGCAACGAGGCGTCGTACACGCTGCCGCTCGGGGTGCAGGCGTTCGCGTCGCAGTACTCCGTCGACACCGCTCGGGTGCTGGCGTTCACGTCGCTGTCGATGCTGCCGGCCCTGGTGTTCTTCAGCCTCTTCGAGCGGCGCATCGTCGGTGGGCTCACCGGTGCCGTGAAGGGCTGA
- the ilvD gene encoding dihydroxy-acid dehydratase — MSRPLRSRTSTHGRNMAGARALWRATGTQAGDFGKPIVAIANSYTQFVPGHVHLKDMGDLVASAVREAGGVPKEFNTIAVDDGIAMGHAGMLYSLPSRDLIADSVEYMVNAHTADALVCISNCDKITPGMLNAALRLNIPVVFVSGGPMEAGKAVVADGVARTPLNLINAINYSADDAVDDEALAKVEENACPTCGSCSGMFTANSMNCLTEALGLSLPGNGSTLATHAARRELFLEAGRTVVELAHRYYDDEDDTAAPRGIATRAAFSNAMALDVAMGGSTNTVLHVLAAAQEAEVDFTLADIDEISRRVPCLAKVAPNHPDFHMEDVHRAGGIPALLGELDRAGLLDHDVTSVHTPTLRAWLDDWDVRGGRATERATALFHAAPGGVRTTQAFSTQNVWDSLDTDAAQGCIRDVAHAYTVEGGLAVLRGNLAEDGAIIKTAGIDPDVFHFVGRALVCESQDEAVEKILTKQVEPGHVVVVRYEGPSGGPGMQEMLYPTSFIKGRGLGKVCALITDGRFSGGSSGISVGHVSPEAAAGGTIALVEDGDEIEIDVETRLIRVNVPDEVLAERRAKMEARENPWQPVARDRYVSPALQAYAAMATSADRGAVRDVSRIRRV, encoded by the coding sequence ATGAGCCGTCCGCTGCGCTCACGGACCTCGACCCACGGCCGCAACATGGCCGGCGCCCGCGCGCTCTGGCGCGCCACGGGCACGCAGGCCGGGGACTTCGGCAAGCCGATCGTCGCGATCGCCAACTCCTACACGCAGTTCGTCCCGGGGCACGTGCACCTCAAGGACATGGGCGACCTCGTCGCGTCGGCCGTGCGCGAGGCCGGCGGCGTGCCCAAGGAGTTCAACACCATCGCCGTCGACGACGGCATCGCGATGGGCCACGCGGGGATGCTCTACTCGCTGCCCAGCCGCGACCTCATCGCCGACTCGGTCGAGTACATGGTCAACGCGCACACCGCGGACGCGCTCGTGTGCATCTCCAACTGCGACAAGATCACGCCCGGCATGCTCAACGCCGCGCTGCGGCTGAACATCCCCGTCGTGTTCGTCTCCGGCGGGCCGATGGAGGCCGGCAAGGCCGTCGTGGCGGACGGGGTCGCGCGCACGCCGCTCAACCTCATCAACGCGATCAACTACTCGGCGGACGACGCCGTCGACGACGAGGCGCTGGCCAAGGTCGAGGAGAACGCCTGCCCCACCTGCGGCTCGTGCTCGGGCATGTTCACCGCCAACTCGATGAACTGCCTGACCGAGGCACTCGGCCTGTCGCTGCCCGGCAACGGGTCGACGCTCGCCACGCACGCCGCGCGCCGCGAGCTGTTCCTCGAGGCCGGCCGCACGGTCGTCGAGCTCGCGCACCGCTACTACGACGACGAGGACGACACCGCGGCGCCCCGGGGCATCGCGACGCGCGCCGCGTTCAGCAACGCCATGGCCCTCGACGTCGCCATGGGCGGGTCCACCAACACGGTGCTGCACGTGCTGGCCGCCGCGCAGGAGGCCGAGGTCGACTTCACGCTCGCCGACATCGACGAGATCAGCCGCCGTGTGCCCTGCCTGGCCAAGGTCGCCCCGAACCACCCCGACTTCCACATGGAGGACGTGCACCGCGCCGGCGGCATCCCCGCGCTGCTGGGCGAGCTCGACCGCGCCGGCCTCCTCGACCACGACGTGACGAGCGTGCACACCCCGACGCTGCGCGCCTGGCTCGACGACTGGGACGTGCGCGGCGGCCGGGCCACCGAGCGCGCCACCGCCCTGTTCCACGCGGCCCCCGGCGGCGTGCGCACCACGCAGGCGTTCTCCACGCAGAACGTGTGGGACTCCCTCGACACGGACGCCGCCCAGGGCTGCATCCGCGACGTCGCCCACGCCTACACCGTCGAGGGCGGCCTGGCCGTGCTGCGCGGCAACCTCGCCGAGGACGGCGCGATCATCAAGACCGCCGGCATCGACCCCGACGTCTTCCACTTCGTCGGCCGGGCCCTGGTCTGCGAGTCCCAGGACGAGGCCGTCGAGAAGATCCTCACCAAGCAGGTCGAGCCCGGCCACGTCGTGGTCGTCCGCTACGAGGGCCCCTCGGGCGGCCCCGGCATGCAGGAGATGCTGTACCCGACGTCGTTCATCAAGGGCCGCGGCCTGGGCAAGGTCTGCGCGCTCATCACCGACGGCCGGTTCTCCGGCGGCTCGAGCGGCATCTCCGTGGGCCACGTCAGCCCCGAGGCGGCCGCGGGCGGCACGATCGCCCTGGTCGAGGACGGCGACGAGATCGAGATCGACGTCGAGACCCGCCTCATCCGCGTCAACGTGCCCGACGAGGTGCTCGCCGAGCGCCGCGCCAAGATGGAGGCGCGCGAGAACCCCTGGCAGCCGGTCGCCCGCGACCGCTACGTCTCCCCGGCCCTGCAGGCGTACGCCGCCATGGCGACCTCCGCCGACCGCGGCGCCGTCCGCGACGTGAGCCGCATCCGGCGCGTCTGA